The genomic DNA tggacggtggaagcccgcggtcggtgtatgaaggattgcaacgcattgccatacaccgacacaaaaacgcggatgacgtagcacggtggttcaggtttagtcagtaagagtctgacactacccatttcctcccccgagggagtgggtgtccatgaggattccgccgccttaccaaaaaaaaggcgATCTTTGTCAGCGCTTTAACAAAAGatagaatttgttttatgatatgATACACGTTACGAATTCTATTCTACATGGGTTGGACCTATATTGGATAAGACAGTTCTGTATCAGCATGAAATTATTGTTCAAACTAATTTGCCCATGTCTTTAAATGTAGAAATGCAATGAGAACAAACATTatgtaacaaattttattattatacatatactgaataaattaaatatttacattgttttcaCAATTACATAACCTGTTTCGTttatcaaacacaaaaataacgaTGAGCTCTTGTCATGTCAGCAAACAGTTTTGTTCGATCCTGGTGTTGAGGTTGCTGTCAGACTCGGTATCTCTCAGTATCTCATCTTGCCTCGTCTCGGCTCGCCTCGCCGCGCCGCGCCTCGTCTTGTCCCGCCTCGTCTCGTTTCGTCTCTGTCATGCCGATAGTATTCCTCATCCCAGCCTAGACCCGATTCGGAGCTctgaaaatatatgttttaatttaaattaggtacTTGCTTAGCAAATGTCGCTCAGTTGCTTTACTACTGTAACAAGtggaaatattttatgatgtagGGACTCACACTGTGCAGTACACTATTACGTGTAGAACCACATTTTGCTGCATGTTTGAGTTATCACAAACATCGGTTAGATTAATGCTAGTAAGAGTAAAGactttaataacatatttaccTTATAATTTGGTTTTCGCTTTTTAGCCACCTGAGGACCTCTTTTGACTTGGAACCTTCGCAGCTCTTGACTATTATCGCCACACTCACCATTTTTCCTACATATGTCATAGGGGACTTTTTTCTTGTGACCACGATGGTGATCGTGATTCTTTTTCTTGCCTCGACCGCGACTGTTGCAAGAGTCCTCCTCGCAGGACGAAGTTGAACTGCTGCAGCTACTAGAAGACTCGCATTTCGGACACTTGTTACCCGGTCGCTtgccattgtttttattgaagtcTGGCAGAGGTAGATATATAACAGGTGGGTAGGGCATTGGATAGGCGTTTCCGTTCGGTGCTGATGGTGTTGACGTTCGGCGCCTTTCAGACGACTCGTCGCCCTTACACTTACACTGATCATGGCAAGGTGAACAAAACGCGAAGACTACCGGCGTGCATGGGTTACAAGAACACGGTGGACATTTCTGACACTTTCTAtccttctttctttttttgtggttttcaCAGGAGTCTTGGTTATTGTCTCGGCCGTCATTGGCATTGGGAATTTTGAACGTAACAGTAACAAATTGCGGTATTGGTATAACTATAGTCCCATAGCCTCCTCCTCCACCTCCACCATTTCTGGTTGTCCTGGTGGTAGTGGTGGTCTGATCCTGCTGTGGGTATGCCATGGGCACGCCGACGGGCACAGGCATCGGCATGGCCACCGGCGGCTGCATCATCACGCCTCCATACCCACCGTAACCCATCGCCATCTGCGCTCGGCTCTGAATGGCttgtaaacatacaaatatcacaaaCGTCCATTTTACTAACGCATCCTGAAACGACACAGTATAGAGCATATTAAACATCCCAGCCAGCTCACATACAACACTGATTGTTTCATTTAGGGTTAGGTAATACGTTAAAACATTCCGTTACTTCGGTAATGGTAGATGTGTGGCTGTTGCACTTAAATACTCGCAGctgttaattaatttgcaaaaatgTCGTTGAAAATGCATTATAACTactatattttgtttctaatttcaGAAACAAAACGTTAAGTCAGTGTCATTTGTGAAATATATTACCAGTGCAGTAAATAACTTCAAGACAAAGCTTAAGAGGCAAACGGTGTGGCGCGGAGCAGAATGAACGCAGCGGGCGCAACACGTGACCGTCCGAACAAACAGTGCAGTAAGataatgaatattattgaaCTGTGAAATGTATAGTAAACAGTGCATCGGTATGAAATATTGCGAATTaatcttgaatattttatgttttctcgTTACTTAACGCCATAAACCGAGACCATAAAATCGTTACGAAATAAGTCGCGCCGTGCATTTGCATTCGTTCGCACCACAATGCACCATTATTATGAAACGAATTtgcaaaatgtataaaagtagCCAGCTGTCATGAAAGCCATTGAATCATTTCTATTTTGATTCGACGCAGTTATGATTtcagtaagtaatattttttaattaaatttcatccTTACTACAAAACGCAGTACTACGTTCGTCTTCAGTTTTACTTGTCGAGTGCTTGCATTTAAATGTGTttctgtataatatttaaacctattttagGATTGAGGTTTATTCTAGTCAAGGTcattgtctttttttgtttcggttaatttatttttaaaataaactctgATAATGTTATCGTTAATGATTACTTGAGTGGATTTTTTGAAAAACGGAGCTTTTGGTTCCTAAGTAGATAATGTCTGTTGCGTCACGTTTTTTGATGCAACGGACACACATTAGTAAGTTCTacaatagtaaattaaatttcaataaaagtaaaagtggaGCAAGTTTATAAATCTATgaaaaacaagataaataaacGTTGATAATAGGTACTAGTAATGTCcttgaaatacaatttaatgggaaaatataaaatagaaaaaaatctaatgatAGTTATAAAAATGCTATTTTAATGTATTAGAAGAAGTTCTGAAAATATTCCtacacaaatacaatttattcggGCAAACTAATAGAAGTTTTCAgaaaggagctcgtggctaagctataaccgcataagtgattcgatcacaggttaagctatgcttgacgcggttggtccgtagatgggtgaccatctttgtcataacgagttcctccgtgtttcggaaggcacgttaaattgtgggtcccggctgttatttctacatctttgacagttgttacaggtagtcagaagcttgaaaaagtctgacggccagtctaaccaaggggtatcgtgttgcccaggtacctgggttgaggaggtcagataggcagtcgctccttgtaaaacactggtacttagctgaaaccggttggactggtagccgaccccaacatagttgggaaaaggctaggacgatgatgataatagaagttttcagaaaaaagtatttaagttaaaatcgTTCAGGTCAACAAATTATAGCATGGTACTTTTGATTAGGTCGTTGTAGTCAGTAACAATGGTTTCAATAGGtcaattttcataatatatttttgtacttatttatttaaatacctaattattaaaatttcatttcatttcttctCCCAACCATTAAAGCTTAATAgtttggggggggggggttcaAACTGATCGATTTTATGCATGTTATTAGAAACGGATTATTTAGGACTTGCATGATAATAGCAGACTTGAAATTTATACagatttgtattataaaatttgtatcaacaaataaaaatcgagaGACCGTTTTTTGTGGAAATTCGTTTTTCTCCAGCCCATTCCCATAAAAATCACAGTGTGGCCAGTCAAACTCGGGCCTGtccaatttttaatattagttaatcACTAGATTAAGGCAGTCGTAATAACAAGGTTATGAGGAGTGTTTAGTATTGAAGGCACCTGTTAGGCATAACGCCGCGTATTACGAGAATCATTACACCGTCACCACCTGCGCTGTTACAAACGCACATGCGCTCCGATGTAATGATTATTATCGGATACGATGTTTTCATAAATCTCGAATGGAGTTGTATGGGCAACTTCATAGGTTTAGGCATAAGATCAAAACCCAGGCCTCTGCTAGCGGAATTGTCCAAAAGGGATCATTGGACAAAGAAACATGGGTGGGTGTTAGTTAGTAAAAGTTTGATACTCCCTTCAGTCCTAATCGGAAGGAATAATCAAATGATTTCCCATTAAGAAACAGGACCTCGTAGGGTCATAGCTTATAGctgttcaaaataaacaaaccctAGAAGAAAAAAGGAAGACTTTCTTTGTATCCTGCTACTGATAACTGAACTCAACTGAAATTGATCATTATTCGATTGTcttttcaaatgtatgggatATCATAACTATCGCCAGAATCATTCTTATGGATCAATGTCATGTCTCAAACTTAAAGGATAGTAGGCTGCTAATTTTCggaaaatgaatgttttaactTTCTCCAAATTTCTCAATGTCTTCATTGTTAATGAAACAACataaatgtttcatttaaaagaTCATTAAATGATTGCCGTGGTGTAATCAATGTGTTTAAGTACATCATTCACGTCCATTAATTATGGTGTTCactcaattttacaattttcagcGTAATagtaagaataattatttgtttttttttataatcgttttcattcaattcatttgtttgtatgtataatGTCGAAAAGTTTGACAATTATCaatcattcataattatattagaaCCTGATCTCCTTACCTGAGCCCCAATTTAGCTATTTACGAATGATgccaaagtaataaaattttcattaattcgtCGGCCTGTACTTGTGCAAGTCTCCTgtcattttaagtatttgtaatcacaaaatttattaaacgaTGTTTTTCTTGTTCTAGGATGCGTTACAAAAATGGACAGTTGTGACATTCGTGTTCGTGGGAGCCGTTCTCTCACAAATACCGATGCCCATGCCGATGCCGATGCATATGCCGATGCCCATGCCGATGCAGTACGGCATGCCTCCGTTCCCACCCATCATAATGCAGGGGCCACCTCCGCCACCGCCCGTGGCAGTGCCGGTACCGGTGCCCATGCCCATACCTATACCTTACCCCGAGCCCGCAAGCTCCACCACAACCACTACTACCACCACCACCGCGGCTACACCATCGAACGATGGCAATGGTAACGATGGTGACAATGGAGAAAACGGTGGTGATGGTGACACCATAAGAATACCTATAGCTATACCAATACCTGTACCTCACTTTGTACAAATCGCCGTCCCTGGTTTTCAACCGCCATCATGTCAGAAACCAAACGGACAAAACAACTGTCCTCCGTGTCCTCCCTGCTCCTGCGATCCGTGCACACCATCATTCTTTTCATTTTGTTCTCCTTGTCACCAAAAGTGCAGGTGTAAGAATGGCCAAGACGTTCCCATCCCACAGCCTCCCAGGGCGCCCATGCCTCTCCCTGGGCCGGCCTTCCCCATGCCCATACCGATTCCCGGGCCACCACCGGTAGTCATAGTACCTTTCCCACCTGAAGTCCATTTGCCTAATCCCAAACATCCTAATAAACCATCATCTCAGTCCAGTGATTGTGACGACTCTGACAGCGACTCCGACTCAGAATCAGACGACGACGATTCCTGTGACAGTGATGATAGCAGTCGatctaaaaagaagaaaaagaaaaagggtaagaagaagaagaagaaggataagaaaaaaaagaagaagaagtcTAAGTACGACATATACAGAAGAAACCTCGGTTACATGAACCTCGACCATAGTGATAATGAACTGGTGAAGCCGGTGCTCACTTACATGGCTAGAAACGGCGACATCAAGATGAAGCGGCGGCTGAGCAAGGACGAGGCGAACCTTCTGATGGACGAGGGCGACTCGCTGCAGCACGTGCAGCTTGTCGCCGGGGATGATACCAATACCAGGTCGCGAGTGTTAGTCGTCTCCAAGCCTGGGATGAGATCAAACGGACGTAGGCAGGTGCTGCTGCGCAGCGGCCGCGCGCAGCATGTGCTGGGCGAGGGCCGCAAGGAGCTCGTCTTCCGCCCGCCCGACTACAGGAAGATCAGCAACCTGTCTGTGTCCTTCCAAATATCTAAGTAGTACATAGcctttttgtatttcataagtatttatttaacttttgtaTAAATGGTAATATAAAATGCTAAAACtaatttcgttttgttattACTTCCTTTATCTTAGTTTCAATACGTGTTGCATGGAAAGCAGCTGAAGCATTCATTTCCTGTTAAAAACGTGCTTCAGTCTTGAtaacaagtaataattataattagactTGCTTATCAAACACTCGCttgattttttgaaataaatcattgATCGGAATTCTATAAATAGAACAAACAGTTGAATTTGTTGTCACTGTTGTTTGTACAAATTAGATGGTATTGTTAAAGGATgcaatttaagtaattaattgcattttttaagaTACTATTTAAGTTTTCATAATACTAGTAGCAGCTATGAATTGCAGATAAACTTAAAACTTTTCAGGAAAATACAAATATCTTTGTTGTGCAGTCAAAAATAGTTTACttaatttcaaagttataaataagtaataatagttCTATAATAACTTTTGAGACGCCTCTCATTCGATTTAGTCCTACTGGCGACCTGGCCaccgcgtcagttcatgattaaactccggttgggtccaaactAGGTGCGGTTATCTcgatagtaatttaattattaatctatttacatatatacaaaaaaatgcattttcaaaaacaataacaataaaacaaaaatataaataagaaatattacaaGCAAAAGACGGGGAACCCGtctctaaaattttatttttttagggcCAGAGCTTTCCAGTCCCTTATGCAGGAGTCACTTTTGATACTCATTATCATGACCATTATCATAGAATGGTTACGAGTTAAGGAGTCTTCATCTGaatgaattataaaagttaaatttaacggaaaattgttaatgttatttttttattgaaactccTGAGTAGACTGATACAATAGTAgtataagtacaaaaataaaccgcGAGTTTCCTTTTGTAAGATTAATGTACAACTTTGTATCAAAAATTCACATAAGCGTAAACAAATATTAGGTGTGCTGCTTTCGGGACGATGTTTTTCCTCACAGTTTAGCAAGgttaattactttgtaattcaaaaaatgaatacaaaagaAACTCATTCATGCCGGGATTCGAACGTACGACTTTTGTATTGGCAGTCCAACGATCATACCACTGCAATCCGGTCCGAAATAGGTCAATAACAGGAACCGCGGAGATCGTTATGAAAATTTCTAGTTCACAACGTAGCTCCACGATTAGGGTGGTTTACGCAAATGTTGTTAAACAATAGCCCCATTATTTCACTCTATGAATGAACAATTAGGTTTTatgtaagaattattatttctttcttgaATGTTCTGAAGTTTGCAGTCAGTTTAGTTACCGGCGAGGTAGGCTTTATAGGCCCAAACTGTGAGTTTACTTTCTCGActacattttttcctttttttaccaGTTAGTGAAATATGACATGTAGGGTTATTTGTTGGTTTACCTAAATgcctattttaaaacatatattaattACTGAAATACCTTCTTTTTTAGAATCATGAGAGTTTTTTACGAAACACTATTTCAATTAACAATAGTATCCAGAATAATGGCATTGAGCTttgagaatattattaaatcactgCCGGTGGATATACCTGGGGAATTCAAAGACATTATGATGAAAATGTATATGAAGCATCCCAAAGTATTTGACGCGCCTGAATCTGATCTGGAGGGCATGTTCCCGACGGAACCTCCGGGAATACACACGACAACCGGATAAGTAACAGCATATTCGTGAAGGAGAAAACTGTTTCGCAAACAAAAATGGACATTAAAGGACCTGCAATAAATACTAAAGTTTCTAGtaatcttaataatattgtaagaTCTGATAATACTACGACATCTACTACTGCCCCTACCACAACGCCTAGCGAAGAGACTACCGAACCAACGGTGACAATAAAAGTGACTGAATCACCGCCTATCGTGGCACCACCACCGTCACCGCCTGTGATGGCGCCAGTACCACTCCCCATTCCTTTACCGCTTCCAATGCCCATGTACCCAAGAGTTCCAGTAATACTACCGATGAAGGCGTATTTTGAACCTGTGATCCATGATCATCCACCAATTTATGAGATACAGGACTTGATACGTGCAGATAAGAAGAAGTGGAAACATCGCCACCACAAGAAGAACAGTGAGCCTTCGGTGGAGAAGCAGAGTGAGTCGGACGCTGACACTGATACCAGTTCTGAAGAAACTGACTTCGGATCAGATTACTATGACGCCTTAATACATATTAACGGTTAAGTTAAAACATGGAGATTTAGGTGTGTGTAAACAAGCAAGGAGTTTTTGTaagttacatttttcttttcacatttcATATGGCATAATGTTAATCTAAGGACATCGTTTTATAATGCTGGTTTTCAAGGTAAttattaaaggtatttttttttaatattttgtatttttgtacgaTTTCTAACTCCAGATCTCAAACTATAAGGTTAATAAAAtaccataaatatatttaaaaactggtGGTTTTATTTGCATCTTTAAGGGGTATGGTTATAATCAGGTTATTAAATAATCACTATATTACAGTTTAGAATCGACAATCACAGTTATAAGGGGTgcttaacttaaatattatttattagtaaggGTCAACTTTCAAAGAATTTCCTTCTATTGTTTTGGTTTCTAAGAGTTtcttattaacattaatttcgAAGTCCATCCCTCTAGTATTCTTTGTCCAATTGTAATAGATCACCCTCCCCGCATGACTAATTAGCATTAAACTTGTGAGTGTTAGAACTACAAATGTACCTAACTCTAATTTCGGACCTAATTTGAATGCGAGGTAGAACTTGTTCATTATAGTTTCTGGCATCTCTGGTTGATCCTGAAACAAGAGACTTGTTATTTTAACTTCTGTCAAATAGTAAACATTTTTGGGAAGTACTTTTTAGAGTTCAGTAGCTaaagggttaaaacggaaccctgtCAGAGGCTCCGCTGCATTTTTCTGTAACCTCATCGTCAACAGGCTGTATCCCATAAattgtgatagctagacagttaaagttttacttaaaataaggTTCGTGGTTAACAGATTACGGAGACAAGTAAATTTTCAGACTAGTCTTTAACCTAATTCCTATGAGTCCGACACGCACTCGACTGGTTTTCTTCTGGTACATAAAATTACGTTGATATTGTTTATAAGTGTTAAGCATTCCTTATACTTAAGCATCATcctaatattatttgatttagcACCACATTCAACTCTTGCTACTGATTTATGTCTATCATCAACTTGAAGATTACGTAACTCATTTCTTTAACAATGTTATAGCTGTGATTATCTGCAATTAACCTTATAAACACCATGATTAAGTTAACAAGGTAGGAATACATCCAACGGTGCACAAGAACAGATCAGAGGTCAAAAACAGTACCttacatgttcattgaacaaaGTAGGTGCGCATAATATAATCACATAATGGA from Trichoplusia ni isolate ovarian cell line Hi5 chromosome 4, tn1, whole genome shotgun sequence includes the following:
- the LOC113493355 gene encoding WASH complex subunit 3-like isoform X2, with product MPMPMPMHMPMPMPMQYGMPPFPPIIMQGPPPPPPVAVPVPVPMPIPIPYPEPASSTTTTTTTTTAATPSNDGNGNDGDNGENGGDGDTIRIPIAIPIPVPHFVQIAVPGFQPPSCQKPNGQNNCPPCPPCSCDPCTPSFFSFCSPCHQKCRCKNGQDVPIPQPPRAPMPLPGPAFPMPIPIPGPPPVVIVPFPPEVHLPNPKHPNKPSSQSSDCDDSDSDSDSESDDDDSCDSDDSSRSKKKKKKKGKKKKKKDKKKKKKKSKYDIYRRNLGYMNLDHSDNELVKPVLTYMARNGDIKMKRRLSKDEANLLMDEGDSLQHVQLVAGDDTNTRSRVLVVSKPGMRSNGRRQVLLRSGRAQHVLGEGRKELVFRPPDYRKISNLSVSFQISK
- the LOC113493355 gene encoding WASH complex subunit 3-like isoform X1, producing the protein MNAAGATRDRPNKQCIMISDALQKWTVVTFVFVGAVLSQIPMPMPMPMHMPMPMPMQYGMPPFPPIIMQGPPPPPPVAVPVPVPMPIPIPYPEPASSTTTTTTTTTAATPSNDGNGNDGDNGENGGDGDTIRIPIAIPIPVPHFVQIAVPGFQPPSCQKPNGQNNCPPCPPCSCDPCTPSFFSFCSPCHQKCRCKNGQDVPIPQPPRAPMPLPGPAFPMPIPIPGPPPVVIVPFPPEVHLPNPKHPNKPSSQSSDCDDSDSDSDSESDDDDSCDSDDSSRSKKKKKKKGKKKKKKDKKKKKKKSKYDIYRRNLGYMNLDHSDNELVKPVLTYMARNGDIKMKRRLSKDEANLLMDEGDSLQHVQLVAGDDTNTRSRVLVVSKPGMRSNGRRQVLLRSGRAQHVLGEGRKELVFRPPDYRKISNLSVSFQISK
- the LOC113493357 gene encoding uncharacterized protein LOC113493357 yields the protein MFNMLYTVSFQDALVKWTFVIFVCLQAIQSRAQMAMGYGGYGGVMMQPPVAMPMPVPVGVPMAYPQQDQTTTTTRTTRNGGGGGGGYGTIVIPIPQFVTVTFKIPNANDGRDNNQDSCENHKKRKKDRKCQKCPPCSCNPCTPVVFAFCSPCHDQCKCKGDESSERRRTSTPSAPNGNAYPMPYPPVIYLPLPDFNKNNGKRPGNKCPKCESSSSCSSSTSSCEEDSCNSRGRGKKKNHDHHRGHKKKVPYDICRKNGECGDNSQELRRFQVKRGPQVAKKRKPNYKSSESGLGWDEEYYRHDRDETRRGGTRRGAARRGEPRRGKMRY